One window of Phycisphaeraceae bacterium genomic DNA carries:
- the gmd gene encoding GDP-mannose 4,6-dehydratase gives MGEQKRALITGITGQDGSYLAEFLLGKGYEVHGIIRRSSSFNTGRIDHIYLDPHIKGGNLKLHYGDLCDANVLDKLMNDVKPHEVYNLGAQSHVRVSFDMPIYTAETVAMGALKLLEAVRNFQDRSGQQVRYYQASSSEQYGKVVETPQKETTPFYPRSPYACAKMMAHWATVNYRESYQLHASCGILFNHESPRRGETFVTRKITRAVGRIKMGLQDKVFLGNLDSKRDWGFAGDYVKMMWMMLQQETPDDYVVATGKTISVREFAELAFAHAGLHFKDFVQFDPRYLRPAEVDLLLGDPTKAKKKLGWVPTTTVEELARMMVDADMELARREKTLRDAGHELPEFAGHDQ, from the coding sequence ATGGGCGAGCAGAAGCGTGCGTTGATCACGGGTATCACGGGCCAGGACGGTTCTTACCTGGCGGAGTTTCTGCTGGGGAAGGGGTATGAGGTCCACGGGATCATCCGTCGCTCGTCCTCGTTCAACACGGGTCGGATCGACCATATTTATCTGGACCCGCACATCAAGGGCGGGAACCTGAAGCTGCACTACGGGGATCTGTGCGACGCGAACGTGCTGGACAAGCTGATGAACGATGTGAAGCCGCACGAGGTGTACAACCTCGGCGCGCAGTCGCACGTGCGTGTGTCGTTTGACATGCCGATCTACACGGCCGAGACCGTGGCGATGGGCGCGTTGAAGCTGCTGGAGGCGGTGCGGAACTTCCAGGACCGCTCTGGGCAGCAGGTGAGGTACTACCAGGCCTCGAGCTCTGAGCAGTACGGCAAGGTGGTGGAGACGCCCCAGAAAGAGACGACGCCGTTCTACCCTCGGAGCCCGTACGCGTGCGCGAAGATGATGGCGCACTGGGCCACGGTGAACTATCGCGAGTCGTACCAGCTGCACGCCTCGTGCGGCATCCTGTTCAACCACGAATCCCCCCGGCGCGGCGAGACGTTCGTCACCCGCAAGATCACGCGCGCGGTAGGTCGGATCAAGATGGGCCTGCAGGACAAGGTCTTCCTCGGCAACCTGGACTCGAAGCGCGACTGGGGCTTCGCGGGCGATTACGTCAAGATGATGTGGATGATGCTGCAGCAGGAGACGCCCGACGATTACGTCGTGGCGACGGGGAAGACGATCAGCGTCCGTGAGTTCGCGGAGTTGGCGTTCGCGCACGCCGGGCTGCACTTCAAGGACTTCGTTCAGTTCGATCCGCGGTATCTGCGCCCGGCGGAGGTTGATCTGCTCCTCGGCGACCCCACCAAGGCCAAGAAGAAGCTCGGATGGGTCCCGACCACCACGGTCGAGGAACTCGCCCGCATGATGGTGGACGCGGACATGGAACTGGCGCGGCGTGAGAAGACGCTGCGCGATGCGGGGCACGAACTTCCCGAGTTCGCCGGGCACGATCAGTGA
- the rpoN gene encoding RNA polymerase factor sigma-54 translates to MKLAPRMIQSMEILQMPLAELEERIEQELENNPTLEILEPGSSAEADAGGAGASDGASVSGDGREGQSEERQGEDADSFERLEGFEESNPEAVENSFDEGGPQLDGQFEGLSRVRDGGEIDAKMEAMASAPARQGSIAEQLRAQWGVVEVDEALRPYGEFIIDNLDGDGYLRAGTGELVERLPPALRRAEASELLERALKAVQLFLEPAGVGARDARECLLLQLDAIEDGETADDVVGAWDDQEERAQVIHAARLLASDFLDDLMNNRLPRIVDRSGLSMDRIKQGLVLLRRLSLSPARRLAPEEATPIVPDGFIEYDEDQDRYYAYLNDARLPNLQVNREYAKLTRDRSMPQRDREFIRTNIGNAQWLIDAVEQRKRTLLRVIEAVIDAQREYFDFGPQSLKPLPMTQVAEKLGIHVATVSRAVAEKYVMTPRGVVPLRGFFTGGTQTESGEDISWDAIKAALREVVDQEDKSKPLSDDALAEALKGRGLEIARRTVAKYREQLGIPTARLRKTF, encoded by the coding sequence ATGAAGCTGGCGCCGCGCATGATCCAGTCGATGGAGATCCTCCAGATGCCGCTCGCGGAGCTGGAGGAGCGCATCGAGCAGGAGCTCGAGAACAACCCGACACTGGAGATCCTGGAGCCGGGCTCGTCGGCCGAGGCGGACGCCGGTGGTGCCGGCGCTTCGGATGGGGCGTCTGTTTCCGGCGATGGCCGCGAGGGGCAGTCGGAGGAACGTCAGGGGGAGGATGCTGACTCGTTCGAGCGGCTGGAGGGGTTTGAGGAGAGCAACCCGGAGGCGGTTGAGAACTCGTTCGACGAGGGCGGGCCGCAGCTCGATGGCCAGTTCGAGGGCCTCTCGCGCGTTCGCGATGGCGGAGAGATCGACGCGAAGATGGAGGCGATGGCGTCGGCTCCGGCGAGGCAGGGGAGCATCGCCGAGCAGTTGCGGGCCCAGTGGGGCGTGGTGGAGGTTGATGAGGCGCTGCGTCCGTACGGAGAGTTCATCATCGACAACCTCGATGGGGACGGGTATCTGCGGGCGGGGACGGGGGAGTTGGTTGAGCGACTGCCACCCGCGCTCCGGCGGGCGGAAGCTTCGGAGCTTCTGGAGCGTGCGCTGAAGGCCGTGCAACTCTTTCTTGAGCCCGCCGGTGTCGGCGCGCGCGATGCCCGTGAGTGCCTGCTGCTGCAGTTGGATGCGATCGAGGATGGGGAGACCGCGGACGATGTGGTGGGGGCGTGGGACGATCAGGAAGAGCGAGCGCAGGTGATCCACGCGGCACGTCTCCTGGCGTCGGACTTTCTCGATGATCTGATGAACAACCGCCTGCCTCGCATTGTCGATCGCAGCGGTCTCTCGATGGATCGGATCAAGCAGGGGCTGGTGCTGCTGCGTCGTCTCTCGCTCTCGCCTGCGCGTCGGCTCGCGCCCGAAGAGGCGACACCGATCGTGCCGGATGGGTTCATTGAGTATGACGAGGACCAGGATCGGTACTACGCGTATCTGAACGATGCGCGTCTGCCGAATCTTCAGGTGAATCGCGAGTACGCGAAGCTGACGCGTGACAGGTCGATGCCGCAGCGTGACCGCGAGTTCATCCGGACGAACATCGGGAACGCGCAGTGGCTCATCGACGCGGTCGAGCAGCGCAAACGCACGCTCCTCCGCGTCATCGAGGCCGTCATCGATGCGCAGCGCGAGTACTTCGATTTCGGGCCTCAGTCGCTCAAGCCATTGCCGATGACGCAGGTCGCTGAGAAGCTGGGCATCCACGTCGCCACCGTCAGCCGCGCCGTCGCCGAGAAGTACGTCATGACGCCACGGGGCGTCGTCCCTCTCCGCGGGTTCTTCACCGGCGGCACGCAGACGGAGAGCGGAGAGGACATCTCGTGGGACGCGATCAAAGCGGCGCTGCGCGAGGTCGTCGATCAGGAGGACAAGTCCAAGCCGCTGTCAGATGATGCCCTGGCCGAGGCACTGAAGGGGCGCGGCCTGGAAATCGCCCGTCGAACCGTCGCCAAGTACCGCGAGCAGTTGGGCATCCCGACGGCGCGCCTGCGCAAGACGTTCTAA
- a CDS encoding ABC transporter permease subunit, with amino-acid sequence MPVILRWLLRLGPTNPIAVRLVQNGSRRTRHMLIRSGYLAALIIVLLWLILAKAGSGDLDYRTLAAVGASSFTFIAYLQIALICVIAPVFMAGAIAQEASPRTWEVLLTTPLGPLEIVLGNLLGRLFFILALLFASLPLFALTQYFGGVPGKSIFASYLIAATAALVVGSIAIALAVSRVVGKRSVFFFYVAVVTYLAVTIGLDSYLRNSGINPNGQGVTILTAFNPFLALRAMLSPSSYPTAPLGTFTGIQHWLYVRPVATSNIGGLILSLFLLIASTITVRAGGLQTIGSGASGIPLHRRIFRLGAKGAEHRPPRTPWANPIAWREAAARNASLPKSIARWSFIALGGLFGLGLVFLYHSGSMAPASFQLALLTTVTAELGVITLLAITMAATAVTREREDGTLDLLLTTPITPSAYLTGKLRGLIAYLLPLLAVPLGTVAFASLYALTGGLGREDGAMITSIALAKQFAHPIVLPEAALILPIVVVPFIAFCAIVGLHWSLKSKGTLGSVVASVGIVAAVSAFVGLCGWRAGSEFALLGPALAGLSPGSALFATINPADMLSQTISSHDLTTARVALAIGCFISAGAYIGIVYAVHAALVKNFDMTVRKLAGVK; translated from the coding sequence ATGCCCGTGATCCTCCGGTGGCTGCTGCGACTTGGCCCCACAAACCCGATCGCCGTCCGCCTCGTGCAGAACGGCTCGCGCCGCACGCGCCACATGCTGATCCGCTCGGGCTACCTCGCGGCACTCATCATCGTCCTTCTCTGGCTGATCCTTGCCAAAGCCGGCTCCGGAGACCTCGACTACCGCACGCTTGCCGCCGTGGGCGCGTCGAGCTTCACCTTCATCGCCTACCTGCAGATCGCCCTGATCTGCGTCATCGCGCCCGTCTTCATGGCTGGCGCGATCGCGCAGGAAGCCAGCCCGAGGACCTGGGAAGTCCTGCTCACCACGCCCCTCGGACCTCTTGAGATCGTCCTGGGCAACCTGCTCGGACGGCTGTTCTTCATTCTCGCGCTCCTCTTTGCTTCGCTCCCCTTGTTCGCGCTCACGCAGTACTTCGGGGGCGTACCCGGCAAGTCGATCTTCGCCAGTTATCTCATCGCGGCGACCGCCGCGCTCGTCGTCGGTTCCATCGCCATCGCGCTCGCGGTCAGCCGCGTCGTCGGCAAGCGGTCCGTCTTCTTCTTCTATGTCGCGGTCGTCACCTACCTCGCCGTCACGATTGGTCTTGACTCATACCTCCGCAACAGTGGTATCAACCCCAACGGGCAAGGCGTCACGATCCTCACCGCCTTCAACCCCTTCCTCGCGCTCCGCGCCATGCTCTCCCCCTCTTCATACCCCACCGCCCCGCTCGGCACCTTCACCGGCATCCAGCACTGGCTCTACGTCCGCCCCGTCGCCACCTCCAACATCGGCGGCCTCATCCTCTCGCTCTTCTTACTCATCGCCAGCACCATCACCGTCCGGGCCGGCGGGCTTCAGACGATCGGGTCGGGGGCAAGCGGCATTCCCCTGCATAGGCGGATCTTCCGGCTGGGGGCCAAGGGCGCAGAGCACCGCCCGCCCCGCACGCCCTGGGCGAACCCCATCGCGTGGCGCGAAGCCGCGGCACGCAACGCCTCCCTCCCCAAGTCGATCGCCCGATGGTCCTTCATCGCGCTCGGCGGCCTCTTCGGCCTCGGACTGGTCTTCCTCTATCACAGCGGCTCGATGGCGCCCGCCTCGTTCCAGCTCGCACTGCTCACCACCGTCACCGCTGAACTCGGCGTCATCACGCTGCTGGCGATCACCATGGCGGCGACCGCCGTCACCCGCGAGCGCGAAGACGGCACGCTCGACCTGCTCCTTACCACACCCATCACCCCCAGCGCGTACCTGACCGGAAAGCTCCGCGGGCTCATCGCCTATCTGCTCCCGCTTCTGGCAGTACCACTCGGCACTGTCGCCTTCGCGTCGCTCTACGCCCTGACGGGCGGCCTCGGTCGCGAGGATGGAGCCATGATCACCTCCATCGCGCTCGCCAAGCAGTTCGCCCATCCCATCGTTTTGCCCGAGGCCGCGCTCATACTCCCCATCGTCGTCGTCCCGTTCATCGCCTTCTGCGCGATCGTCGGGCTTCACTGGTCGCTCAAAAGCAAAGGAACGCTCGGCTCCGTCGTTGCGTCGGTCGGTATCGTCGCGGCGGTCTCTGCCTTCGTCGGCCTGTGCGGGTGGCGGGCCGGCTCCGAGTTCGCCCTTCTCGGCCCCGCGTTGGCCGGGCTCAGTCCGGGCTCCGCGCTCTTTGCGACCATCAACCCTGCCGACATGCTCTCGCAGACCATCTCTTCGCACGATCTCACCACCGCGCGCGTCGCGCTTGCCATCGGCTGCTTCATCAGCGCGGGCGCGTACATCGGCATCGTCTACGCGGTGCACGCCGCGCTCGTGAAGAACTTTGACATGACGGTGCGGAAGCTGGCGGGCGTGAAGTGA